In Carya illinoinensis cultivar Pawnee chromosome 6, C.illinoinensisPawnee_v1, whole genome shotgun sequence, a single genomic region encodes these proteins:
- the LOC122312920 gene encoding uncharacterized protein LOC122312920 yields MGIVKYLNLQMIPWCFHVLGRHASCLQLRPTEFEPPVGGTIKLIKSDGVVKIYRRPVHVSELMSEFPKHQVCRADSFYIGQKIPALSEDDELQPGHKYFLLPNHFFQSVLSFVTIASFASGQLDSSPDSSSSPISKDSRNAFVRKAAVCEPFHIQKTPSGCLSIRVSDEFISQLLEERKIQGEEEEKKNTESSSSAVCTTPRLQKEYAQLVSSRQWKPKLETIRETEKRKLSSFGMKRRKKSQPKGPQKITRRSEQQIHVTCTKPPSKAKIKIKSRKWMYI; encoded by the coding sequence ATGGGCATCGTCAAGTACCTCAATCTCCAGATGATACCATGGTGTTTCCACGTATTGGGGAGGCATGCCTCTTGCTTGCAACTCCGGCCGACTGAGTTCGAGCCGCCAGTCGGGGGGACAATCAAGCTGATCAAATCTGATGGCGTCGTCAAGATCTACCGCCGTCCTGTCCACGTCTCGGAGCTCATGTCGGAGTTTCCAAAGCACCAGGTTTGCCGCGCAGATTCGTTTTACATCGGCCAGAAGATTCCTGCTCTTTCGGAGGACGACGAGCTGCAGCCCGGCCACAAGTATTTCCTTCTTCCTAATCATTTCTTCCAATCTGTACTGTCATTCGTGACTATAGCCTCGTTTGCCTCCGGTCAACTCGATTCATCCCCGGACTCATCTTCTTCGCCGATCTCTAAAGACTCGAGGAATGCGTTTGTAAGAAAAGCAGCTGTTTGTGAACCTTTTCATATACAGAAAACTCCATCTGGATGTCTGAGCATACGCGTCTCAGATGAGTTCATATCGCAGCTgttggaagaaagaaagatccagggcgaagaagaagaaaaaaagaataccGAGAGCTCGAGTAGTGCAGTATGCACTACGCCTCGATTGCAGAAGGAGTACGCACAGCTTGTCTCATCACGCCAATGGAAGCCAAAGCTCGAAACGATAAGGGAGACGGAAAAGAGAAAACTTTCTTCATTTGggatgaagagaaggaagaaatcTCAACCGAAAGGGCCTCAAAAAATCACTCGAAGATCAGAACAGCAAATTCATGTTACTTGTACCAAACCTCCTTCAAAAGCCAAGATCAAGATTAAATCAAGAAAATGGATGTATATTTGA
- the LOC122313653 gene encoding respiratory burst oxidase homolog protein C-like, which produces MRSGDGRGAHLQTNSDDVEIVGNDRRKAFSGPLAGAAPSQQFSRNRSRKSARFNLPSGHSLSRNSNSTGDVADDYVEITLDIHDDSVAVHSLQTETDDPELALMAKRTLGKKSSSSLGSSVLRSASAKIRQVSQELKRFTSLSKRSSAAGRFDRNKSAAVHALKGLKFIAAKTSGAAGWPAIEKRFDELTASTNGLLDASLFGECIGMNKESKEFAGELFRALARRHHISGDLINIQQLKDFWQKISDESFDSRLQIFFDMVDKDADGRISEEEVEEIISLSASANKLSNIQKQAKEYAALIMEELDPENAGYIMIYNLETLLLQAPNQSVRITDSRVLSQMLSQKLKPTLEDNPLRIWFQKSKYFLMDNWQRVWVMLLWLGIVLGLFAYKFMQYRNKAVFHVMGYCVCVAKGGAETVKFNMALILLPVCRNTITWLRNKTKLGKIVPFDDNLNFHKVIAAGIAVGVGLHAVSHLTCDFPRLLHATEEEYEPMKPYFGEEKPPNYWWFVKGVEGVTGIIMVVLMAIAFTLATPWFRRNRVNLPKPFKNFSGFNAFWYSHHLFVIVYTLLIVHGIYLYLSKKWYQKTTWMYLAVPVFLYACERLVRAFRSSIKPVKILKVAVYPGNVLALHMSKPQGFKYKSGQYMFVNCAAVSPFEWHPFSITSAPADDYLSVHIRTLGDWTRQLKTVFSKVCQPPSAEKSGLLRADFIQGPNNPSFPKILIDGPYGAPAQDYKEYDVVLLVGLGIGATPMVSIVKDIIHNIRMKEDEENSSEGALENGQGNTPSHNSKNKSNKSGFKTRKAYYYWVTREQGSFDWFKGIMNEVAELDEKGMIELHNYCTSVYEEGDARSALITMLQSLQHAKNGVDVVSGTRVKSHFAKPNWRQVYKKIALHHPDTRVGVFYCGAPALTKELGQLASDFSHRTSTKFEFHKENF; this is translated from the exons ATGAGAAGCGGAGACGGAAGAGGAGCTCACCTGCAGACGAACTCCGACGACGTAGAGATCGTCGGGAACGACAGGAGAAAAGCATTTAGCGGTCCGCTGGCAGGAGCAGCTCCGTCTCAACAATTTAGCAGAAACAGGAGTAGAAAGAGTGCCAGGTTCAATTTGCCTTCTGGGCACAGCCTAAGTAGGAACAGTAACAGCACTGGCGATGTGGCTGATGACTACGTGGAGATCACTCTGGATATCCATGATGATTCCGTGGCGGTTCACAGCCTTCAGACGGAGACAGATGATCCGGAGCTGGCTTTGATGGCCAAGAGGACGCTCGGGAAGAAGTCTTCTTCGTCCTTGGGTTCGTCCGTGCTGCGGAGCGCTTCGGCCAAAATCCGGCAGGTCTCACAGGAGCTCAAACGTTTTACTTCCCTGTCCAAAAGGTCGTCTGCTGCTGGGCGTTTCGACCGGAACAAGTCGGCTGCTGTCCATGCCTTGAAGGGCCTCAAGTTTATCGCTGCCAAGACGAGCGGCGCCGCCGGATGGCCAGCCATCGAGAAACGATTCGACGAGCTGACGGCTTCTACCAACGGACTTCTTGACGCATCATTGTTCGGGGAATGCATAG GTATGAACAAGGAGTCGAAGGAGTTCGCGGGTGAGCTTTTCCGAGCACTTGCTCGGAGGCATCACATAAGTGGTGATTTAATCAACATTCAGCAGCTTAAAGACTTCTGGCAGAAAATCTCAGACGAAAGCTTCGACTCCAGGCTCCAGATtttctttgacat GGTAGACAAAGACGCTGATGGAAGAATCAGCGAAGAAGAAGTCGAAGAG ATTATCAGCCTGAGCGCTTCTGCAAACAAACTCTCCAATATTCAGAAACAAGCAAAGGAATATGCAGCTTTGATTATGGAAGAGTTAGATCCAGAAAATGCCGGATACATCATG ATATACAACCTCGAAACACTGCTATTACAAGCTCCGAACCAATCTGTCAGGATAACTGATAGCCGAGTTCTGAGTCAAATGTTAAGCCAGAAGCTGAAGCCTACACTGGAAGACAACCCACTAAGAATATGGTTCCAGAAGAGTAAGTACTTCCTAATGGATAACTGGCAAAGGGTATGGGTAATGTTGCTATGGCTTGGAATTGTTCTGGGTCTGTTTGCGTACAAGTTCATGCAGTATCGAAACAAGGCCGTGTTCCACGTGATGGGGTATTGTGTTTGCGTTGCCAAAGGTGGGGCAGAGACGGTCAAATTCAACATGGCCCTGATATTACTACCAGTATGCCGGAACACCATTACTTGGCTCAGAAACAAAACCAAATTAGGGAAAATTGTTCCGTTTGATGACAACCTTAATTTCCATAAG GTGATTGCTGCCGGAATTGCCGTCGGGGTTGGACTGCACGCCGTTTCTCACTTAACATGTGATTTCCCACGACTTCTTCACGCAACGGAGGAGGAATACGAGCCCATGAAACCTTACTTTGGAGAAGAAAAGCCTCCTAACTACTGGTGGTTTGTGAAGGGGGTGGAAGGGGTGACAGGGATAATAATGGTGGTCTTGATGGCCATAGCATTCACGCTAGCCACCCCTTGGTTTAGGCGAAATCGGGTCAACCTCCCCAAGCCCTTCAAGAACTTTTCTGGTTTCAATGCCTTCTGGTATTCCCACCACCTTTTTGTCATCGTCTATACTCTCCTCATTGTCCATGGCATTTACCTCTACCTCTCCAAAAAATGGTATCAGAAAACG ACATGGATGTATTTGGCCGTGCCTGTATTTTTGTATGCATGTGAAAGATTGGTTAGAGCTTTCAGATCCAGCATCAAGCCCGTTAAGATTCTAAAG GTTGCCGTTTATCCGGGAAATGTGTTGGCATTGCACATGTCAAAGCCTCAGGGCTTTAAATACAAGAGTGGACAGTACATGTTTGTCAACTGCGCTGCGGTGTCTCCCTTTGAATG GCACCCATTTTCCATAACTTCAGCACCGGCAGACGATTACCTAAGTGTCCACATTAGAACACTGGGTGACTGGACGCGACAGCTCAAAACTGTTTTCTCGAAG GTCTGTCAGCCTCCATCTGCTGAGAAGAGCGGCCTGCTAAGAGCTGATTTCATTCAAGGACCCAACAACCCCAG CTTTCCGAAGATATTGATAGACGGTCCATATGGAGCTCCAGCACAAGACTACAAGGAGTACGATGTGGTTTTGCTGGTGGGGCTTGGGATCGGGGCGACGCCCATGGTCAGCATTGTCAAAGACATCATTCACAACATCAGGATgaaggaagatgaagagaaCTCATCGGAAGGAGCTTTGGAGAATGGGCAAGGCAATACCCCATCGCACAACAGTAAGAACAAGAGCAATAAATCAGGATTCAAGACGAGGAAAGCCTACTACTATTGGGTGACGAGAGAACAGGGTTCATTCGATTGGTTCAAAGGGATAATGAACGAAGTGGCTGAGCTGGACGAGAAGGGGATGATAGAATTGCACAATTACTGCACCAGCGTGTACGAAGAAGGGGACGCTAGATCTGCACTGATAACCATGCTTCAGTCTCTCCAACACGCCAAGAATGGTGTGGACGTGGTATCTGGGACCAGAGTCAAATCCCACTTCGCCAAACCCAACTGGCGACAAGTCTACAAGAAGATAGCTCTCCACCACCCGGACACTCGAGTTG GAGTTTTCTACTGTGGGGCACCGGCACTAACCAAGGAACTGGGGCAACTTGCTTCGGACTTCTCTCACAGGACCTCCACCAAATTTGAATTCCATAAAGAGAACTTTTAA
- the LOC122313311 gene encoding probable xyloglucan endotransglucosylase/hydrolase protein B — protein sequence MASCLWTLLLGFLIVVTGTLGAAPRQPVHVPFGRNYMPTWAFDHIKYFNGGSEIQLHLDNYTGTGFQSKGSYLFGHFSMQIKLVPGDSAGTVTAFYLSSQNSEHDEIDFEFLGNRTGQPYILQTNVFTGGKGDREQRIYLWFDPSKAYHSYSVLWNLYQIVFFVDDVPIRVFKNCKDLGVKFPFNQPMKIYSSLWNADDWATRGGLEKTDWSKAPFIATYKSFHIDGCEASVQAKFCDTQGKRWWDQKEYQDLDGYQYRRLKWVRSKYTIYNYCTDRVRFPSLPPECKRDRDI from the exons ATGGCTTCTTGTTTGTGGACTCTGCTACTGGGTTTCCTAATAGTTGTCACCGGAACTCTGGGAGCTGCTCCGAGACAGCCCGTACACGTGCCATTCGGTAGAAACTATATGCCCACTTGGGCTTTTGATCACATTAAGTACTTCAATGGAGGCTCTGAGATTCAGCTCCACCTCGACAATTACACTG GTACTGGTTTCCAATCCAAGGGTTCTTACCTGTTCGGGCACTTCAGTATGCAAATCAAGTTAGTTCCAGGGGATTCTGCCGGAACTGTTACTGCCTTCTAC CTATCATCCCAAAACTCGGAGCACGATGAAATAGACTTCGAGTTCTTGGGGAACAGGACGGGGCAGCCTTATATTTTACAGACAAATGTCTTCACAGGAGGGAAGGGAGACAGAGAACAGAGGATTTATCTTTGGTTCGACCCAAGCAAAGCCTACCACTCCTACTCTGTTCTCTGGAATCTGTATCAGATTGT ATTCTTCGTGGACGATGTGCCCATTCGGGTGTTCAAGAACTGCAAGGATTTGGGAGTGAAATTCCCATTCAACCAACCCATGAAGATATACTCGAGCCTCTGGAACGCCGATGACTGGGCGACCAGAGGTGGGCTGGAAAAGACAGACTGGTCCAAGGCACCCTTTATCGCCACTTACAAGAGCTTCCACATCGACGGCTGCGAGGCCTCTGTCCAGGCCAAGTTCTGCGACACCCAGGGGAAGAGATGGTGGGACCAGAAGGAGTACCAGGACCTGGACGGATATCAGTACAGACGCCTCAAGTGGGTTCGCAGCAAATACACCATTTACAACTACTGCACTGATAGAGTCAGATTCCCTTCCCTCCCTCCAGAGTGCAAGCGCGACAGAGACATATAA
- the LOC122313310 gene encoding glyceraldehyde-3-phosphate dehydrogenase A, chloroplastic codes for MASATLSVAKPSLKVNSQGFSEFAGLRSSAASLPFARKTSDDLLSVIAFQTSAVGRNGGYRKGVVEAKLKVAINGFGRIGRNFLRCWHGRKDSPLDVIAINDTGGVKQASHLLKYDSTLGIFDADVKPVGDDGISVDGKVIKVVSNRNPVNLPWKDLKIDLVIEGTGVFVDRDGAGKHIQAGAKKVLITAPGKGDIPTYVVGVNADAYNPDEPIISNASCTTNCLAPFVKVLDQKFGIIKGTMTTTHSYTGDQRLLDASHRDLRRARAAALNIVPTSTGAAKAVALVLPSLKGKLNGIALRVPTPNVSVVDLVVQVSKKTFAEEVNLAFRDTAEKELKGILSVCDEPLVSVDFRCSDVSSTVDSSLTMVMGDDMVKVIAWYDNEWGYSQRVVDLADIVANNWK; via the exons ATGGCTTCTGCTACTCTCTCTGTGGCCAAGCCATCTCTCAAG GTAAACAGTCAGGGGTTCTCAGAATTCGCTGGCCTTCGCAGTTCAGCTGCTTCTCTTCCCTTCGCCCGGAAAACCTCCGATGACTTGCTCTCCGTTATTGCCTTCCAGACTTCTGCT GTGGGCAGGAACGGTGGTTACAGGAAGGGAGTGGTGGAGGCCAAGCTAAAGGTGGCGATCAATGGATTTGGGAGAATCGGAAGGAACTTCTTGAGGTGTTGGCATGGCCGGAAGGACTCCCCACTAGACGTCATTGCCATCAACGACACAGGCGGTGTCAAGCAGGCCTCCCATCTTCTCAAGTACGACTCCACCCTCGGCATCTTCGATGCCGACGTTAAGCCCGTTGGTGATGATGGCATCTCAGTTGACGGAAAAGTCATCAAAGTTGTCTCCAACCGCAACCCCGTCAACCTTCCCTGGAA GGACTTGAAGATAGACCTGGTGATAGAAGGGACGGGGGTGTTTGTAGACAGGGATGGTGCTGGAAAGCACATACAGGCAGGGGCCAAGAAGGTGCTCATCACTGCTCCTGGGAAAGGTGACATACCCACATACGTGGTTGGCGTTAATGCCGACGCTTACAACCCGGATGAGCCCATCATCAGCAATGCCTCCTGCACCACCAATTGCCTTGCCCCCTTTGTCAAGGTGCTCGACCAGAAATTCG GTATCATCAAAGGTACCATGACGACCACCCATTCCTACACTGGAGACCAGAGGCTTCTTGATGCAAGCCACCGTGATCTTCGCCGTGCACGAGCTGCAGCTCTCAACATAGTCCCAACTTCCACTGGTGCCGCAAAAGCAGTGGCCCTTGTTCTCCCTAGTTTGAAAGGGAAGTTGAATGGCATTGCCCTCCGTGTGCCTACGCCTAATGTCTCAGTTGTTGACCTCGTTGTTCAAGTGTCAAAGAAGACCTTTGCAGAGGAGGTAAATTTAGCTTTCAGGGACACTGCTGAAAAAGAGCTCAAGGGTATCCTATCTGTGTGCGATGAACCTCTTGTCTCAGTGGACTTTAGGTGCAGCGATGTGTCTTCAACTGTGGACTCTTCACTAACTATGGTTATGGGAGACGACATGGTTAAGGTGATAGCTTGGTATGACAATGAGTGGGGTTATTCGCAGAGGGTAGTTGATCTTGCTGACATTGTTGCCAACAATTGGAAGTGA
- the LOC122314357 gene encoding CDP-diacylglycerol--inositol 3-phosphatidyltransferase 1-like isoform X2 has translation MDTKLPRTKLSVYLYIPNIIGYIRILMNCLAFAVCFSNKKLFSILYLISFVCDALDGYFARKLNQVSTFGAVLDMVTDRISTACLLVILSQVYRPGLIFLSLLALDIASHWLQMYSTFLFGRASHKDVKDSTNWLFKAYYGNRIFMAYCCVSCEVLYIVLFLVAKNQTDGVIDVLVYTAKQNSLLSLLVALALFGWAIKQAINIIQTICKSSLHSR, from the exons ATGGACACCAAGTTGCCTCGTACAAAATTATCAGTGTACCTGTACATTCCCAATATCATAG GATACATAAGAATACTCATGAACTGCCTTGCCTTTGCCGTATGCTTTTCCAACAAAAAGTTATTTTCCATTCTATACCTAATCAG CTTTGTTTGTGATGCCTTGGATGGCTACTTTGCCCGCAAGCTCAATCAAG TTTCAACCTTTGGTGCTGTTTTGGACATGGTGACAGACAG GATTAGCACTGCTtgtcttcttgtcatcctctcTCAAGTTTATAG GCCTGGATTGATCTTTTTGTCATTGCTTGCCTTAGATATTGCCAGCCATTGGCTGCAAATGTACAG CACCTTTTTGTTTGGTAGGGCTAGTCATAAAGATGTAAAAGACAGCACAAATTGGCTTTTTAAGGCTTACTATGGGAACAGGATATTTATGGCTTACTGTTGTGTGTCATGCGAG GTTCTTTACATTGTTCTATTTCTTGTTGCAAAAAATCAAACAGACGGTGTGATTGAC GTTTTAGTATATACTGCAAAACAGAATTCACTCCTGTCTCTTTTAGTTGCTTTAGCTTTGTTTGGCTGGGCAATCAAGCAAGCAATCAACATAATTCAG acTATATGCAAATCCTCTCTTCATTCCAGATGA
- the LOC122314357 gene encoding CDP-diacylglycerol--inositol 3-phosphatidyltransferase 1-like isoform X1, with product MDTKLPRTKLSVYLYIPNIIGYIRILMNCLAFAVCFSNKKLFSILYLISFVCDALDGYFARKLNQVSTFGAVLDMVTDRISTACLLVILSQVYRPGLIFLSLLALDIASHWLQMYSTFLFGRASHKDVKDSTNWLFKAYYGNRIFMAYCCVSCEVLYIVLFLVAKNQTDGVIDVLVYTAKQNSLLSLLVALALFGWAIKQAINIIQMKTAADLCVLYDINKKQRP from the exons ATGGACACCAAGTTGCCTCGTACAAAATTATCAGTGTACCTGTACATTCCCAATATCATAG GATACATAAGAATACTCATGAACTGCCTTGCCTTTGCCGTATGCTTTTCCAACAAAAAGTTATTTTCCATTCTATACCTAATCAG CTTTGTTTGTGATGCCTTGGATGGCTACTTTGCCCGCAAGCTCAATCAAG TTTCAACCTTTGGTGCTGTTTTGGACATGGTGACAGACAG GATTAGCACTGCTtgtcttcttgtcatcctctcTCAAGTTTATAG GCCTGGATTGATCTTTTTGTCATTGCTTGCCTTAGATATTGCCAGCCATTGGCTGCAAATGTACAG CACCTTTTTGTTTGGTAGGGCTAGTCATAAAGATGTAAAAGACAGCACAAATTGGCTTTTTAAGGCTTACTATGGGAACAGGATATTTATGGCTTACTGTTGTGTGTCATGCGAG GTTCTTTACATTGTTCTATTTCTTGTTGCAAAAAATCAAACAGACGGTGTGATTGAC GTTTTAGTATATACTGCAAAACAGAATTCACTCCTGTCTCTTTTAGTTGCTTTAGCTTTGTTTGGCTGGGCAATCAAGCAAGCAATCAACATAATTCAG ATGAAGACTGCAGCAGATCTATGCGTGCTTTATGACATCAACAAGAAGCAGCGGCCCTGA